The nucleotide sequence ACCAAGCCCGCCATCCGCCGTCTGGCCAGACGTGGTGGTGTTAAGCGTATCTCTGGACTGATCTACGAGGAAACTCGTGGAGTCCTCAAGGTCTTCCTTGAGAACGTCATCCGCGACGCTGTCACTTACACCGAGCACGCCAAGAGGAAGACCGTCACCGCCATGGACGTTGTCTATGCTCTCAAGAGACAAGGCCGTACCCTTTACGGATTCGGCGGTTAAATCATTCAACTTTTTTACCTGCAAACTCAAAccaatcggcccttttcagggccaccaaGTTTTTCAAACGTACGCAAATATTTGTCATGCTGTGTCAAGGAAATTCCAGATTTTCCGTAATCTGGAGGACTCATCGTCGCGAGAGTAATCgtgccgtgtcaaaaaaacACGACACACTATATATGGCATGAACTTGGATTTGTACACTAACTAAATCTCGGTTTACGCACGTTGTCACAAAATATACGATACTAAGAGGGTAAAAGGATTTGACCCTCATGGGAACTTTCTCTTGCTTTACTTGGGCGGTAATGGTGAATCTACTTTACCACACTAGTATCGTAATCCAATGCTTCTTATTATTCCTATTAGTCTAGGCGCTGAGCACTGGTCGTCGGACTTAAATGGCCAAGGTTTTTTCTATGCATTTTTGCCTCCTGAACACGAATTTCCAGTGTGAAATGCTCAAAATAGCaggtaatttgttattaacaaattaattgttaatattcaacaaaattatattatttcaacCCAGAAAACATTATTTTAGATTCTTCACACGATTCTAAATCGAAAATGTTCT is from Nasonia vitripennis strain AsymCx chromosome 1, Nvit_psr_1.1, whole genome shotgun sequence and encodes:
- the LOC116415987 gene encoding histone H4, with the protein product MTGRGKGGKGLGKGGAKRHRKVLRDNIQGITKPAIRRLARRGGVKRISGLIYEETRGVLKVFLENVIRDAVTYTEHAKRKTVTAMDVVYALKRQGRTLYGFGG